The region AAAACGCTTGAAGAGCCACCAAGCTATGTAAAATTTATCCTAGCGACGACTGATCCATTAAAACTTCCAACAACTGTGCTTTCAAGAACGCAGCATTTTAGGTTTAAGCAAATAAGCAGATACAGCATCATTAAACATCTTGAGTTTATTTTAAGCAAAGAAGGCATTAGCTACGAAAAAGAGGCACTTGAAATTTTAGCAAGAAGTGGCGGAGGATCGTTAAGAGATACTTTGACACTTCTTGATCAAGCTATCATTTACGGGGCAAATAATGTCACGGCAAATGGCGTAGCATCGATGTTAGGACTTCTTGATCCAGAAAAGATCGAAGAGATAATAGCTCATGTTTTAAATCACGACAAGAATGCCATTAGAGTGCTTGTAAGCGAACTTGAAAGCTACGATCCAGAGATGATAATAGATGAAATTTTGGCAAATTTAAAGCAAAAATTTATAGAAAATGACTCAAAAATTTCTCTACTTGTTTATGAGAGATTTTTTAGGATTTTGGCACAAGCTAAAGGTATGCTAAATGTAAGTAGCGACAATGGCTTTGTACTAATGCTAATGCTTTTTATGATGATAGAAGCGCTAAATTTACAAGATATCGATGACGCTATAAATGAAGTGATCTCAAAAAATAGCGAAAATTCCACTCAAATCACAGAAGTCATCACTCAAAAAAGCCAAGCAGCTCCTGCTAAAATGCAAGGTCCATATGAACTCTTTTTAACAAAAATTTATGATAGAAATTACGATCTTGGCGAGTTTTTTAAAGAATTTGTAGAATTTAGCTTCTTTAATAATAATGAGCTTGGACTGATAGTAAATGCAAAAGATGAAAATCTTGAATATTTTAAGAAAAATTGGAAAATTTTAAATGAGATATTGCGTACGCTTTTTGGACAAAATGCGAAGATAGTAAATGCAAAGAGCGATGAGCAAAAAGCACAAACTAAGATGCCTAAAGCCTCTTTAGAAAATAATGAAAAAAGCGAATTAGACGAGCTTGATGAGGAAATTTCAAGACTAAATGCAAATAACATTGAAACTAAAAATGAGTCAAAAATCGAGATAAAAAGCGAGCTACAAAACGAGAAAAATAACTTTTCTTTGATGCTAAATAAAGAGCCAAAAACGCCAGAAGAGCTTCAAAGGCAAAGAGAACAAGGAATACTAAAAGAGGCAAATAGGCTCTTTGGCGAGCCAACGATTGAGAGCTAAATTTTATCTTTATTAGATTTTGCTCTTTTTTTTAGAGCTTCTTTTTTGCGAAGCTCTAACTCATAAGCTTCATTTAGCGCATCTTCATCGTCTAAATTTGCTCCGTCCAAAAATTTTCGGTAGTCCTCAAATTGCTTATTTTTTATCCCCCAAATCACGCCAAAAAGCAAAAATGCTCCCATCAAAACTGAGATAAAAACTAGCATCGCAAGTGTTGCGCTATCCATTATTTTTCCTTAAATTTTCTAGCAATATAAAGCGAGTTTAAGATAACACTTAGCGAGCTAAGTGACATAAAAAGTGCAGCAAATAGCGGAATGACATAGCCACACACAGCAAATGGCAGAGCAAGAACATTATAAAGAAGACAAAAGAGCAAATTTTGCTTTATCGTTTTGTAAGTAAATTTTGAGATTTTTATGGCCTTTGCTAGACTTTTTAAACTATCATCAAGTAGCACTACATCGCTTCTTTCTAAGCTTATCGCCGCCCCACTTCCCATACAAATGGCAACATGAGCAAGGCTAAGCGCTGCTGCGTCATTTATGCCATCTCCTACCATTAGAACCTTTTTGCCCTGCTCTTTTAGTTTGCTTATAAATTTAGCTTTCGTTTCAGGCAACATCTCTGCTCTAAACTCACTCACGCCAAGCTCATCTGCCACATTTTTTACCACTTTTTGCACGTCGCCACTTAAGATACACACTTTCATATTGGCATTCTTTAGCTCGTCTATCAAGGTCTTTGCTTCAGGTTTTATACTATCTTTTAGGTAAAATTTCGCCACTAGCTCACCATTAAGTCCCACAAAAAAGCTCACATTTTCTTCAGCTTCATCAAAACTAATACCATTTTCAACTAAAAATCGTTTGCTTCCTGCATAAAAT is a window of Campylobacter concisus DNA encoding:
- the ccoS gene encoding cbb3-type cytochrome oxidase assembly protein CcoS, encoding MDSATLAMLVFISVLMGAFLLFGVIWGIKNKQFEDYRKFLDGANLDDEDALNEAYELELRKKEALKKRAKSNKDKI
- a CDS encoding DNA polymerase III subunit gamma/tau; this encodes MQALALKYRPKNFDELIGQEAVSKSLIHALDEGRISHAYLFSGLRGSGKTSSARIFSKALVCEKGPTSKPCEVCPQCIMANESRHMDIIEMDAASHRKIDDIRELIEQTKYAPAMARYKIFIIDEVHMLTKEAFNALLKTLEEPPSYVKFILATTDPLKLPTTVLSRTQHFRFKQISRYSIIKHLEFILSKEGISYEKEALEILARSGGGSLRDTLTLLDQAIIYGANNVTANGVASMLGLLDPEKIEEIIAHVLNHDKNAIRVLVSELESYDPEMIIDEILANLKQKFIENDSKISLLVYERFFRILAQAKGMLNVSSDNGFVLMLMLFMMIEALNLQDIDDAINEVISKNSENSTQITEVITQKSQAAPAKMQGPYELFLTKIYDRNYDLGEFFKEFVEFSFFNNNELGLIVNAKDENLEYFKKNWKILNEILRTLFGQNAKIVNAKSDEQKAQTKMPKASLENNEKSELDELDEEISRLNANNIETKNESKIEIKSELQNEKNNFSLMLNKEPKTPEELQRQREQGILKEANRLFGEPTIES